One Limisphaerales bacterium genomic region harbors:
- a CDS encoding sulfatase-like hydrolase/transferase, with product MADQPNIIFIITDQQRYDTINALGFPFVDTPHMDRLVREGVSFSNCHVAAPSCASSRASLFTGYFPHTTGILKNADAWRRSWVNQLADAGYHCVNVGKMHTWPFQTPCGFHERYVVENKDRFLEGRYYFDEWDKALAARGLVKQQRELYREYENYHDALGAFTWDLPEETHSDFFVGDFAQWWLRTKPVDKPLFLQIGFPGPHPPYDPVPRHLEAYADRELELQPVTDADLESQPPPFKSMREHNVEVDHDSVVHSLNPTEEQRLRQRRHYLANVTMIDEKLGELMAGLEAKGILDNSIVIFTSDHGDCLTDHGHSQKWTMYDQIVRVPMLVWAPSQFAGGREVNGLMQSMDIGAAILEIAGADQPEGNEAVSVLPALRGEEWGGRDYVYAEQMTDGIYTDGPFMTMIRDHDWKLVHFLDEPYGQLFDLRVDQEEMNNLWDSPTGAEAKSRMLAELREWHIRSQVRTAQWSEDWR from the coding sequence TGGTGCGCGAAGGCGTTTCGTTTTCCAATTGTCATGTGGCGGCGCCGTCCTGCGCTAGTTCTCGGGCGAGCCTATTCACCGGTTACTTTCCGCACACAACAGGGATCCTAAAGAATGCCGATGCGTGGCGGCGGAGTTGGGTGAATCAACTGGCTGATGCCGGGTATCATTGCGTGAACGTGGGGAAAATGCATACGTGGCCATTCCAGACGCCGTGCGGGTTTCATGAGCGGTACGTGGTGGAGAACAAGGACCGTTTTCTTGAGGGGCGTTATTATTTTGATGAATGGGACAAGGCGCTGGCGGCGCGCGGTTTGGTGAAGCAACAGCGAGAACTCTACCGCGAATACGAAAACTACCACGACGCGTTGGGGGCTTTCACTTGGGATCTTCCGGAAGAGACGCATTCGGATTTCTTCGTGGGCGATTTCGCGCAATGGTGGCTGCGCACAAAGCCGGTGGACAAGCCGTTGTTTTTGCAGATTGGGTTTCCGGGGCCCCATCCACCGTACGATCCCGTGCCGCGACATTTGGAGGCCTATGCGGATCGTGAGCTTGAGTTGCAGCCCGTTACTGACGCGGATTTGGAAAGTCAGCCGCCGCCATTTAAGTCCATGCGCGAGCATAATGTGGAGGTGGACCACGATTCCGTGGTGCATTCGCTGAACCCAACCGAGGAGCAACGCCTGCGCCAGCGCCGGCATTATCTGGCGAACGTGACGATGATCGATGAAAAGCTCGGCGAATTGATGGCCGGATTGGAGGCCAAAGGGATTCTCGATAATTCGATTGTCATCTTCACCAGCGATCACGGCGATTGCTTAACGGATCACGGGCACAGCCAGAAATGGACGATGTACGATCAAATTGTGCGCGTACCGATGTTGGTTTGGGCGCCGAGCCAATTTGCCGGAGGCCGGGAGGTGAATGGGCTCATGCAAAGCATGGACATCGGCGCGGCAATTCTGGAAATAGCTGGGGCCGATCAACCGGAAGGCAATGAGGCGGTGAGTGTGCTGCCGGCCTTGCGCGGCGAGGAATGGGGTGGGCGCGATTACGTGTACGCGGAACAGATGACGGATGGGATTTATACGGACGGGCCGTTCATGACCATGATTCGCGATCACGATTGGAAGCTCGTGCATTTTCTGGATGAACCGTACGGGCAACTGTTCGATCTACGGGTGGACCAGGAAGAGATGAATAATCTTTGGGATTCGCCAACAGGCGCTGAGGCCAAATCGCGGATGCTGGCCGAGCTGCGCGAATGGCACATACGCAGTCAGGTGCGAACGGCTCAGTGGTCGGAGGATTGGCGTTGA